One genomic segment of Gadus chalcogrammus isolate NIFS_2021 chromosome 3, NIFS_Gcha_1.0, whole genome shotgun sequence includes these proteins:
- the gucy1a1 gene encoding guanylate cyclase soluble subunit alpha-1, whose amino-acid sequence MFCTKLKDLNISGECPFSSLAKKSESGDFEDCSSDAADILPISKDVPEKSGEDLPPQRLSRLKVNLHSLGESIQKLANPEFQRLHTALDRIVNPKIHTDNESLETCPCSCDKPEHLLHIMTEYSTKTGIPMEAVQEALGEELFRMCYEEDGHVLRVVGGALHDFLNSFNVLLRQSSGGSKRSRSDSDAAAGAAGPGGSARHEPSVLCLDKDPGLLTVYYFNPQPITELFFPGVIRAAARVLYHTGVEVVLTDPAGAGKDCILQASPQHSLRYTVVVKDTRSLSPSPLRATSAGTFPSSLFCTTFPFHLLLDQDLLLLQIGHGLRKRLSRKEGPPRRVTSFHEHFCIVSPQIRCSFQGILTMLNTQFIIRIRHTDGCSADGKGKPMDLKGQMIFVSESNAVLFLGSPCVDKLEELTGRGLYLSDIPIHNALRDVVLVGEQAKAQDGLKKRLGKAKTALEHAHQALEEEKKRTVDLLFTIFPGTVAQELWQGHTVPAKKFDRVTMLFSDIVGFTAVCSRCTPMQVVTMLNELYTRFDHQCGELDVYKVETIGDAYCVAGGLHKESEMHAFQIARMALKMMELSNDVRTPTGDTIQMRIGLHTGSVLAGVVGVKMPRYCLFGNNVTLANKFESGSQPSKINVSPTTYGLLKDCQGFVFIPRSRQDLPANFPDDIPGVCYFLEPSDNIPGGGGDFMNDCLQKELEHNTTTTTTTTTN is encoded by the exons ATGTTTTGCACGAAGCTGAAAGATCTGAACATTTCTGGAGAGTGTCCATTCTCCAGCCTCGCCAAGAAGAGTGAGTCTGGAGACTTTGAGGATTGCTCCAGTGACGCCGCGGATATATTGCCTATTTCTAAGGATGTGCCAGAGAAAAGCGGCGAAGATCTACCCCCTCAGAGACTATCCAGATTGAAAGTTAACCTTCATTCACTTGGAGAAAGCATCCAAAAACTGGCTAATCCCGAG TTTCAAAGACTGCACACTGCTCTCGATCGAATAGTGAATCCTAAAATACACACCGACAACGAAAG CCTAGAAACATGCCCATGCTCTTGTGACAAACCAGAACATCTACTACACATAATGACGGAGTACTCCACCAAAACAG GGATCCCAATGGAGGCGGTGCAAGAGGCGTTGGGGGAGGAGCTCTTCCGGATGTGCTACGAGGAGGACGGCCACGTGCTGCGGGTGGTCGGCGGCGCCCTCCACGACTTCCTCAACAGCTTCAACGTCCTGCTGAGACAGAGCAGCGGCGGGTCCAAACGGTCGCGCTCCGACTCtgacgccgccgccggcgccgccGGCCCGGGGGGCTCAGCCCGCCACGAACCCTCGGTGCTGTGCCTGGACAAGGACCCGGGCCTGCTCACCGTGTACTACTTCAACCCCCAGCCCATCACGGAGCTCTTCTTCCCTGGCGTGATCCGCGCGGCCGCCAGGGTGCTGTACCACACCGGCGTGGAGGTGGTGCTCACGGACCCGGCGGGGGCCGGCAAGGACTGCATCCTGCAGGCCAGCCCCCAGCACAGCCTGCGCTACACTGTGGTGGTGAAGGACACCCGGAGCCTCAGCCCCAGCCCGCTGAGGGCCACCTCGGCCGGGACCTTCCCCAGCTCCCTGTTCTGCACCACCTTCCCCTTCCACCTGCTGCTGGACCaggacctgctgctgctgcagatcgGACACGGCCTCCGCAAGAGGCTCTCCCGCAAGGAGGGCCCGCCGAGGAGGGTCACCTCCTTCCACGAGCACTTCTGCATCGTGTCGCCCCAGATCCGGTGCTCCTTCCAGGGCATCCTGACCATGCTGAACACACAGTTCATCATCCGGATCAGGCACACGGACGGCTGCAGCGCGGACGGCAAAGGGAAG CCGATGGACCTGAAGGGCCAGATGATCTTTGTGTCCGAGTCCAACGCCGTCCTCTTCCTGGGCTCCCCGTGCGTGGacaagctggaggagctgacgggGCGCGGCCTGTACCTCTCCGACATCCCCATCCACAACGCCCTGCGCGACGTGGTGCTGGTCGGGGAGCAGGCCAAGGCCCAGGACGGCCTGAAGAAGCGCCTGGGGAAGGCCAAGACGGCGCTGGAGCACGCCCACCaagccctggaggaggagaagaagaggacggTGGACCTCCTGTTCACCATCTTCCCGGGCACCGTGGCCCAGGAGCTGTGGCAGGGCCACACGGTGCCGGCCAAGAAGTTTGACCGCGTCACCATGCTGTTCTCCGACATCGTGGGCTTCACGGCCGTGTGCTCGCGCTGCACGCCCATGCAGGTGGTTACCATGCTGAACGAGCTCTACACTCGCTTTGACCACCAGTGTGGGGAGCTGGACGTGTACAAG GTAGAGACTATTGGCGATGCTTACTGTGTAGCAGGTGGCTTGCACAAGGAAAGCGAGATGCACGCGTTCCAAATAGCACGCATGGCGTTGAAGATGATGGAGCTATCCAACGACGTTAGGACTCCCACGGGAGATACCATTCAG atgcGTATCGGCCTCCACACGGGGTCGGTGCTGGCCGGCGTGGTCGGGGTCAAGATGCCGCGCTATTGCCTGTTCGGCAACAACGTAACATTGGCCAACAAGTTTGAATCTGGAAGCCAACCGAGTAAAATCAACGTCAGCCCCACTACTTACGG ACTGCTGAAGGACTGCCAGGGGTTTGTCTTCATTCCAAGGAGCCGACAGGACCTTCCGGCCAATTTTCCAGACGATATCCCTGGTGTTTGTTACTTTCTGGAGCCCTCTGATAATAtccccggcggcggcggtgatTTTATGAATGACTGTCTGCAGAAagagctggagcacaacaccaccaccaccaccacaaccactacaaactga